Proteins encoded in a region of the Halostella limicola genome:
- a CDS encoding helix-turn-helix transcriptional regulator, whose product METVFKRVKFLKALDGNPSNKRDLVDLVNVSRSTVNRAIWDLEQLGLIEYDDEGYRVTVSGRLLYEQYVRYRDGVVAVMAAADLLALLPGDGPISLDLVRDADIFVAEDPAPHVPVTILSNIIRESERLRGISRAHAAPKTADALHDAISGGATAEIVFREEVYDHVREAYDWLTELLDVGNLRPYLIDDVPYGLIIAEHVDRTYSCLVVYDENSGIGGVLVNEREAAVDWAMNVYDSYRQQAQPVPQLDQK is encoded by the coding sequence ATGGAAACCGTCTTCAAGCGGGTCAAGTTCCTCAAAGCGTTAGACGGAAATCCATCGAACAAACGTGATCTCGTGGACCTAGTTAACGTCTCACGGTCGACCGTTAACCGAGCCATCTGGGACCTTGAACAGTTGGGACTCATCGAGTATGACGATGAGGGATATCGAGTCACTGTGAGTGGACGACTGCTTTATGAACAGTACGTCCGCTACAGGGACGGCGTCGTCGCCGTCATGGCTGCGGCCGACCTTCTCGCCCTCCTCCCCGGGGATGGGCCGATCAGTCTCGATCTTGTTCGTGATGCAGACATCTTCGTCGCCGAAGATCCCGCCCCCCACGTTCCGGTGACCATCCTCTCCAACATCATCCGTGAGAGCGAGCGCCTCCGGGGTATTTCGCGGGCACACGCGGCGCCGAAAACAGCCGACGCGCTCCATGATGCCATCTCGGGCGGTGCAACCGCAGAGATCGTGTTTCGCGAGGAGGTGTACGATCACGTTCGTGAGGCGTACGACTGGTTGACAGAACTGCTCGACGTCGGCAACCTGCGACCGTATCTTATCGACGACGTGCCGTACGGGCTCATTATCGCCGAGCACGTCGACCGAACGTACAGCTGTCTCGTGGTCTACGACGAGAACAGCGGCATCGGCGGCGTGCTCGTCAACGAGCGCGAAGCAGCGGTCGACTGGGCGATGAATGTATACGACTCGTATCGCCAGCAGGCGCAACCGGTGCCCCAACTAGACCAGAAGTAG
- a CDS encoding helix-turn-helix transcriptional regulator has product MSQDPRHLMDTVFKRVEFLESLKDDPAEKRDLVDRIGVSRSTVNRAIRDLEQCGLVGYRDGGYQLTVSGHLLYDQYSRYQTAVRAIVDANSLLQFIPAAAPLSVDFLRGADVVTAENPASHIPATTLTDAIRGADRIRGISRTHAAAKTDDALHNVITNGGTVEIVFREEVYEHILSAYDWVADRVESGDYRPYVTDDLPYGLAIADHGDETVACLIVYDDTSVMGVIVNDTDAAIEWATATVEAFREKARRVPDREAQ; this is encoded by the coding sequence ATGAGTCAGGACCCGCGGCATCTGATGGACACGGTGTTCAAGCGGGTTGAGTTTCTCGAGTCGTTGAAAGATGATCCCGCGGAGAAACGAGACCTCGTGGATCGCATTGGTGTGTCTCGTTCGACTGTCAATCGTGCGATTAGGGACCTCGAACAGTGTGGACTCGTTGGATACCGCGATGGCGGATACCAGCTAACAGTCAGCGGCCATCTTCTGTACGACCAGTACAGCCGATACCAAACGGCGGTAAGGGCCATCGTCGACGCCAACAGCCTCCTCCAATTCATACCGGCGGCTGCACCGCTCAGCGTCGACTTTCTTCGCGGTGCCGACGTTGTTACGGCCGAGAACCCCGCCTCCCACATCCCGGCAACCACCCTCACTGATGCAATCCGTGGCGCCGACCGGATCCGTGGCATTTCGCGAACGCATGCCGCTGCCAAAACGGATGACGCGCTGCATAACGTGATAACAAACGGCGGCACCGTCGAGATCGTGTTTCGCGAGGAGGTGTACGAACACATTCTGTCGGCGTACGACTGGGTAGCCGACCGCGTCGAATCGGGGGACTATCGACCGTACGTTACGGACGACCTCCCCTACGGGCTGGCGATCGCCGACCACGGTGACGAGACGGTCGCCTGTCTGATCGTCTACGACGATACCAGTGTAATGGGAGTGATCGTCAACGATACCGACGCAGCGATTGAGTGGGCGACGGCCACAGTCGAAGCGTTTCGAGAGAAGGCCCGGCGGGTTCCCGACCGTGAGGCACAGTGA
- a CDS encoding NAD-dependent epimerase/dehydratase family protein: MVPPVRGRTILITGAAGFVGRHLVAALSDVNTVIALDHFQTSDPDTLPDDVIVLEGDIRDVSTLAAVADDVDLIFHQAVIGGAAARERPAVANEVNVTATLELLELARRQDARIVLPSSSAVYGDAETLPIPETAPTRPLTPYGTQKLAVDHYGRQWHELHGVETVVLRYFNVYGKTVGGDAIRGAVGAFLDQARDGRITVESDGSQVRDFVHVSDVVRANLLAATTDHTGQAFNVGTGSGTTIKNLARTVRDQTNPAATIEYAEPRRGHVQRSQADLSRARTVLGYEPTVELDTWLRRRVATTSGR, from the coding sequence ATGGTCCCTCCCGTCCGCGGGCGGACGATACTCATCACTGGGGCGGCCGGATTCGTGGGCCGGCACCTCGTCGCAGCGCTCAGCGACGTCAACACCGTCATCGCTCTGGACCACTTTCAGACATCAGATCCCGACACGCTGCCGGACGACGTGATCGTCCTGGAGGGTGATATCCGCGACGTGTCGACTCTGGCTGCCGTGGCTGACGACGTCGACCTCATCTTCCACCAGGCGGTGATAGGTGGCGCCGCCGCCCGCGAGCGGCCGGCGGTCGCCAACGAAGTGAACGTCACGGCGACACTGGAGCTGCTCGAACTGGCCCGGCGACAGGATGCCCGTATCGTCCTGCCGTCCAGTTCTGCGGTATACGGCGACGCCGAGACACTGCCCATTCCCGAGACTGCGCCGACGCGCCCGCTCACCCCCTACGGCACCCAGAAGCTAGCGGTCGACCACTACGGCCGGCAGTGGCACGAGCTCCACGGCGTCGAGACCGTCGTCCTCCGGTACTTCAACGTGTACGGGAAGACGGTCGGCGGTGACGCGATCCGGGGCGCAGTCGGCGCCTTCCTCGACCAGGCACGCGACGGCCGGATCACCGTCGAGAGCGACGGGAGCCAAGTGCGGGACTTCGTCCACGTCTCGGACGTCGTGCGGGCGAACCTCCTTGCCGCGACGACCGACCACACGGGGCAGGCGTTTAACGTCGGCACCGGGTCGGGGACCACCATCAAAAACCTCGCGCGGACCGTTCGGGATCAGACGAACCCTGCCGCGACGATCGAGTATGCCGAACCGCGCCGCGGACACGTGCAGCGGAGTCAGGCGGACCTCTCTCGGGCTCGCACCGTGCTCGGATACGAGCCGACGGTGGAACTGGACACATGGCTCCGACGGCGGGTGGCGACGACGTCGGGGCGCTAA
- a CDS encoding DUF7342 family protein: MTERGIESWTEGLSARECVREIATTLTQARSVEWIREEAGISSWQTAKDELEMLVEFGQIQAIEGDDGNTKYAPNYQRRYFNEIAELINEHTRDELREQIADIQGEIDEWKAEFDIESRGDLEATLADEGLSGEDVRDRNAVLRQWERYEDNKRLLRHALELYDDARSLHPGRNGSTDSTVPLSE, from the coding sequence ATGACCGAACGTGGCATCGAATCGTGGACTGAAGGGTTATCTGCCCGCGAATGTGTGAGAGAGATAGCGACCACGCTTACGCAAGCACGCTCCGTCGAATGGATTAGAGAGGAAGCCGGAATCTCGTCGTGGCAAACTGCAAAGGACGAACTGGAGATGCTGGTAGAGTTCGGCCAAATACAGGCGATCGAAGGAGACGACGGAAACACGAAGTACGCACCGAACTACCAGCGTCGGTATTTCAACGAGATCGCAGAACTGATCAACGAACACACTCGGGACGAACTCCGCGAGCAGATCGCGGATATTCAGGGCGAGATCGACGAGTGGAAAGCTGAGTTCGACATCGAGTCGCGAGGCGATCTCGAGGCGACGCTCGCGGACGAGGGACTGTCCGGTGAAGACGTTCGCGACCGCAACGCAGTCCTTCGACAGTGGGAACGGTACGAGGATAACAAACGTCTGCTTCGACATGCACTCGAACTGTATGACGATGCTCGGTCCCTCCACCCGGGACGAAACGGTTCGACCGATTCGACGGTTCCGCTCTCGGAGTAA
- a CDS encoding AGE family epimerase/isomerase: MGIPVHRDPSWLRSEIEDVLSFYYPTCVDEADGGFIAQLDEETGEIYDSESKHLVATSRYTANFCRGYRHDGPDWCLSMAERGVEFLHETHRDPAVGGYDWLLEGTNPADRRRVCYGHAFVLLAYAEATELGIDGAREHLEGAYDLLVDRFWEPEHSLCKSQYTADWGKADDYRGQNANMHTCEAMLAAYEATTEQRYLDRAREIAHALTVELAKETDGLLWEHYTADWDHDMSYNRDDPRHQFRPWGYQLGHHVEWAKLLAVLDRYADTEWALSRARALFDAAVTHGWDTEYGGFYYTVDPDGSPIVDDKYGWPVAEGIGAAAALYERTGDETYTDWYDRFWEYAEAALVAPNRNWYQKCTRDNDPYETEPRPAVEPGYHPIGACVEAIRSFERVSVRDDGDRV; this comes from the coding sequence ATGGGCATCCCCGTCCACCGTGATCCGTCGTGGCTCAGGTCCGAGATCGAGGACGTCCTCTCCTTTTACTACCCGACGTGCGTCGACGAGGCCGACGGGGGGTTCATCGCGCAGCTCGACGAGGAGACCGGGGAGATCTACGATAGCGAGTCGAAGCATCTCGTCGCGACGAGCCGCTATACGGCGAACTTCTGCCGGGGGTACCGACACGACGGACCGGACTGGTGTCTGTCGATGGCGGAACGCGGCGTCGAGTTCCTGCACGAGACACACCGCGACCCTGCCGTCGGCGGCTACGACTGGCTCCTCGAAGGCACGAACCCGGCTGATCGGCGGCGGGTCTGTTACGGTCACGCCTTCGTCCTCCTCGCCTACGCTGAGGCGACTGAGCTGGGGATCGACGGCGCACGGGAGCACCTCGAAGGGGCGTACGACCTACTCGTAGACCGGTTCTGGGAGCCAGAGCACTCCCTCTGCAAAAGCCAGTACACGGCGGACTGGGGCAAGGCGGACGACTACCGGGGGCAAAACGCGAACATGCACACCTGCGAGGCGATGCTCGCTGCGTACGAGGCGACCACCGAGCAGCGGTATCTCGACCGAGCCCGCGAAATCGCTCACGCGTTGACCGTCGAGCTCGCCAAGGAAACCGACGGCCTGCTCTGGGAGCACTACACCGCCGACTGGGACCACGACATGAGCTACAACCGCGACGATCCGCGCCACCAGTTCCGGCCGTGGGGGTACCAGCTGGGCCATCACGTCGAGTGGGCCAAACTACTGGCCGTTCTCGACCGGTACGCCGACACCGAGTGGGCGCTTTCCCGTGCCCGAGCGCTGTTCGACGCGGCCGTTACGCACGGCTGGGATACCGAGTATGGCGGCTTCTACTACACGGTCGACCCGGACGGGTCACCGATCGTCGACGACAAGTACGGTTGGCCGGTTGCCGAGGGGATCGGCGCTGCGGCCGCCCTCTACGAGCGGACCGGCGACGAGACGTACACGGACTGGTACGACCGCTTCTGGGAGTACGCGGAGGCGGCGCTCGTCGCCCCGAATCGAAACTGGTACCAGAAATGTACGCGGGACAACGATCCCTACGAGACGGAGCCGAGGCCGGCAGTCGAACCCGGGTACCACCCCATCGGCGCGTGCGTCGAGGCGATCCGGTCGTTCGAACGCGTCTCGGTTCGGGACGACGGCGATCGGGTGTGA
- a CDS encoding amylo-alpha-1,6-glucosidase, which translates to MPLETLIDGYTLFVTAGPDELGSEGGLFHRDTRYLSTLDVDVGGAELTPVGETLNASNARTITLSTVGSAVNEIQEQKVAKHTELVVSRHQSVHEDAGYVETVSVHNHTATQQTVDLHVRFDADFADLFEVRGLRSGIDRTITTEVGDDAVTMSYSYEAADGRPVDVCSSVRFGSTPTELSPTEAVFTVDVGPQGRFDLPLAVTINGATIGLESPPERPPAVSLPTPETGATDYDAVFERAAADLTALTTETEYGPVPLAGTPWFATPFGRDALLTAHQTLAVAPRLAEGTLRYFAAHRGRDDVPEREEGPGKVFHERRHGELATRNQIPHTPYYGTVDATPLWVTLLDQLTRWRGDDALATELADALADALEWIYQASSDTGDDPFIYYANGSGVLDHKAWKDTADSIRYADGRIAEGRIAVAEVQGYAARALERGATLLDRLETGSEPHTAPATYAERGREIKAAFNEEFWLPDRAFYGLAKVGDGSIVDAVTSNVGHCLWTETIPESRADDVTETLVDGPLSSGWGLRTMSPDDAGYSPISYHAGGVWPHDTSLVALGLSKYGYAEAAETLAGDILDAATYFEHDRLPELYCGFDATRDPIEYPAACTPQAWAAGAPFAFLQAAFRPVPTEDGVRVRRWPELFADGAVDAIREQW; encoded by the coding sequence ATGCCGCTAGAGACGCTTATCGATGGGTACACGCTCTTCGTGACGGCCGGGCCTGACGAGCTCGGGAGCGAGGGAGGGCTCTTTCACCGCGATACGCGCTACCTCTCGACGCTCGACGTCGACGTCGGCGGCGCGGAGCTGACACCCGTCGGTGAAACGCTGAACGCCTCGAACGCGAGGACGATCACGCTGTCGACCGTCGGTTCCGCGGTCAACGAGATCCAGGAGCAGAAGGTCGCGAAACACACCGAACTGGTCGTCTCCCGCCACCAGTCCGTTCACGAGGACGCGGGGTACGTCGAGACGGTCTCCGTTCACAATCACACGGCGACGCAGCAGACGGTCGATCTGCACGTTCGGTTCGACGCTGACTTCGCCGACCTGTTCGAGGTCCGCGGCCTTCGAAGCGGTATCGACCGTACGATCACTACGGAGGTGGGTGACGACGCGGTTACGATGTCGTACAGCTATGAGGCCGCGGACGGGCGTCCGGTTGACGTGTGCTCGTCGGTACGCTTCGGCAGCACGCCGACCGAACTATCTCCGACCGAGGCCGTGTTCACCGTCGATGTTGGTCCGCAGGGGCGGTTTGACCTCCCGCTAGCGGTCACCATCAACGGCGCGACGATCGGTCTCGAGTCGCCACCTGAACGCCCACCAGCCGTCTCCCTTCCGACGCCAGAGACGGGTGCGACGGACTACGACGCCGTGTTCGAACGCGCCGCGGCGGACTTGACCGCCCTAACGACGGAGACCGAATACGGACCTGTCCCCCTCGCCGGGACGCCGTGGTTCGCGACGCCCTTCGGACGTGACGCTCTCCTCACCGCCCACCAGACGCTCGCTGTCGCTCCGAGACTCGCCGAAGGGACGCTTCGATACTTCGCCGCTCACCGCGGCCGAGACGATGTCCCCGAACGGGAGGAAGGACCGGGGAAGGTGTTTCACGAACGACGCCACGGCGAGCTCGCAACCAGAAACCAGATCCCGCACACCCCCTACTACGGAACCGTCGACGCCACGCCGCTGTGGGTCACGCTTCTCGATCAACTCACCCGATGGCGCGGCGACGACGCGCTGGCAACGGAACTCGCAGACGCGTTAGCCGACGCCCTCGAGTGGATCTACCAGGCGAGCAGCGATACCGGCGACGACCCGTTCATATACTACGCCAATGGCAGCGGCGTCCTCGATCACAAGGCCTGGAAAGACACCGCAGACAGCATCCGATACGCCGACGGCCGTATCGCCGAGGGTCGGATCGCCGTCGCAGAGGTGCAGGGCTACGCTGCCCGGGCGCTCGAGCGCGGGGCAACGCTTCTCGATCGGCTCGAGACGGGGAGTGAACCACACACTGCCCCCGCGACGTACGCCGAGCGGGGCCGCGAGATCAAAGCGGCCTTCAACGAGGAGTTCTGGCTTCCCGACCGCGCGTTCTACGGCCTCGCCAAGGTCGGTGACGGCAGTATCGTCGACGCGGTTACGTCGAACGTGGGGCACTGCCTCTGGACGGAGACGATCCCCGAATCGCGTGCTGACGACGTCACCGAGACGCTCGTCGACGGCCCGCTCTCGTCCGGATGGGGGCTCCGTACGATGAGTCCCGACGACGCCGGGTACTCCCCGATCTCCTATCACGCCGGCGGGGTCTGGCCCCACGACACGTCGCTAGTCGCACTCGGGCTCTCCAAGTACGGCTACGCGGAGGCCGCGGAAACCTTGGCCGGCGATATCCTCGATGCAGCCACGTACTTCGAACACGACCGCCTGCCCGAACTCTACTGTGGCTTCGATGCCACTCGCGATCCGATCGAGTATCCCGCCGCGTGTACGCCGCAGGCGTGGGCTGCTGGCGCTCCGTTCGCGTTCCTGCAAGCGGCCTTCAGGCCCGTGCCGACCGAAGACGGTGTACGGGTCCGACGGTGGCCGGAACTGTTCGCCGACGGGGCAGTCGATGCGATCCGAGAGCAGTGGTAG
- a CDS encoding ABC transporter substrate-binding protein: MVTRDQVTRRNVLRAGAGAAAAGLAGCTGYFTGSGGGSTNAIDYWNIHNGDPFRDPINGIVSNYEEESGNTVETRYVDNDSISEQISSAVASDTLPSVGLLAIQTIQRLGADGSLSPESATQVIEEIGEDDFREGPLQFMSAGDDGYYGVPADAWVQGLWYRKSAFEERGLEPPVTWEAILEAAETFHDPDNDTYGIGFGTKVTAYARQCFTPFARSNGARVLDADANVVFDSDEMIEALSYVQELGQYVPGAVSFEDTRNLYGNEQEHMFLYSSYLLPDLLSDKGPEMVEDTGLAPATEKERRSTYGQVLGHAIFANSDDEQEISRDFVNYVMNGDSYVQWCHTNPGGTMPVLKSTSESEAYRDNEILSAWSDTIDQISSALGNMDRFDFVDGKLLPEFGQVTSNSLVAEAVNRVMIKEHDPETVANEQAEKMRNALS; this comes from the coding sequence ATGGTAACCCGTGATCAGGTGACGCGACGCAACGTGCTCAGGGCCGGTGCGGGAGCGGCCGCCGCCGGTCTCGCCGGTTGCACCGGGTACTTCACTGGAAGCGGCGGCGGTTCAACGAACGCGATCGACTACTGGAACATCCACAACGGGGACCCGTTCCGTGACCCGATCAACGGTATCGTCAGCAACTACGAGGAGGAGAGCGGAAACACGGTGGAGACGCGCTACGTCGACAACGACTCCATCTCCGAGCAGATCTCGAGCGCAGTCGCCTCCGATACCCTCCCGAGCGTGGGGCTACTGGCAATCCAGACGATCCAGCGGTTGGGCGCCGACGGCTCGCTGTCACCGGAGAGCGCGACGCAGGTGATCGAGGAGATCGGCGAGGACGACTTCCGAGAGGGTCCGCTCCAGTTCATGAGCGCGGGCGACGACGGGTACTACGGGGTCCCGGCCGACGCTTGGGTGCAGGGGCTCTGGTATCGGAAAAGCGCCTTCGAGGAGCGGGGCCTCGAGCCGCCCGTGACGTGGGAGGCGATCCTCGAAGCGGCGGAGACGTTCCACGACCCGGACAACGACACGTACGGGATCGGCTTCGGGACGAAGGTGACCGCGTACGCTCGGCAGTGCTTCACGCCCTTCGCCCGGTCGAACGGCGCACGGGTCCTCGACGCGGACGCCAACGTCGTCTTCGACTCTGACGAGATGATCGAGGCGCTCTCGTACGTTCAGGAGCTGGGCCAGTACGTCCCGGGCGCGGTGTCGTTCGAGGACACGCGCAACCTGTACGGGAACGAGCAGGAGCACATGTTCCTGTACTCCTCGTATCTCCTTCCGGATCTGCTGTCGGACAAAGGCCCGGAGATGGTCGAGGACACCGGTCTCGCACCGGCCACCGAAAAGGAACGGCGTAGCACCTACGGGCAGGTGCTCGGCCACGCCATCTTCGCGAACTCGGACGACGAACAGGAGATATCGCGCGACTTCGTGAACTACGTCATGAACGGCGACTCGTACGTCCAGTGGTGTCACACGAACCCGGGCGGAACGATGCCCGTCCTGAAGTCGACGTCCGAGAGCGAGGCCTACCGGGACAACGAGATCCTCTCGGCCTGGAGCGACACCATCGACCAGATCTCGTCGGCGCTCGGCAACATGGACCGCTTCGATTTCGTCGACGGCAAGCTCCTTCCCGAGTTCGGTCAAGTGACGAGCAACTCGCTCGTCGCGGAAGCGGTCAACCGCGTCATGATCAAGGAACACGACCCGGAGACGGTGGCCAACGAACAGGCCGAGAAAATGCGTAATGCACTCTCATAA
- a CDS encoding carbohydrate ABC transporter permease: MSIGERLNGITGASSYFESPVERREALLGILLILPAVVLISAVILYPLAYNVYLSFTDVPLNPNQSPQWVGLSNYIELLTSGQFWSAFSTTVLFTVGSTVLSTVIGLAVALLFDRQFRGRRLVRGLVLLPHVTPIIAVAFVWQFMLSPLWGAIPNLLADLGLYSSRVGLLEQSGTALPMVIVFSAWRNFPFAFLLFVARLQAIPESMYEAARIDGASAIAQFKDITLPELRGTIAIIVLLRGIWEFNAFAQIWLLTRQVTTLPILAYRTAFANFEQGLGAAIALLLFVIQILLVIGFITLFGEDSV, translated from the coding sequence ATGTCTATCGGAGAACGACTCAACGGCATCACCGGGGCTAGCAGCTACTTCGAAAGTCCGGTGGAGCGCCGCGAGGCGCTCCTCGGCATCCTCCTTATTCTCCCCGCAGTCGTACTCATCAGTGCGGTCATCCTCTACCCGCTCGCGTACAACGTCTACCTGAGTTTCACCGACGTGCCGCTGAACCCCAACCAATCGCCCCAGTGGGTCGGCCTCTCCAACTACATTGAGCTCCTCACCTCGGGGCAGTTCTGGTCGGCGTTCTCGACGACCGTGTTGTTCACGGTCGGCAGCACGGTCCTCTCGACAGTGATCGGGCTCGCGGTGGCGCTGCTGTTCGACCGTCAGTTCCGCGGCCGACGCCTCGTCCGCGGCCTCGTCCTGCTCCCACACGTCACCCCGATCATCGCGGTGGCGTTCGTCTGGCAGTTCATGCTCAGCCCACTCTGGGGGGCTATCCCGAACCTCCTCGCGGACCTGGGCCTCTACAGCAGTCGCGTCGGCTTGCTCGAACAGAGCGGCACGGCGCTCCCGATGGTCATCGTCTTCTCGGCGTGGCGGAACTTCCCGTTCGCGTTCCTGCTGTTCGTCGCACGGCTACAGGCCATCCCCGAATCGATGTACGAGGCCGCACGCATCGACGGCGCGAGCGCGATCGCGCAGTTCAAGGATATCACGCTCCCCGAGCTGCGAGGCACTATCGCCATCATCGTCCTCTTACGCGGGATCTGGGAGTTCAACGCGTTCGCGCAGATCTGGCTGCTCACGAGACAGGTGACGACGCTCCCGATCCTGGCCTACCGGACGGCGTTCGCCAACTTCGAACAGGGCCTCGGTGCGGCGATCGCCTTGCTCCTGTTCGTCATACAGATACTGCTGGTCATCGGGTTCATCACCCTGTTCGGGGAGGACAGCGTGTAA
- a CDS encoding RNA-guided endonuclease InsQ/TnpB family protein: MEVRRTIPVKLDVNDSGADLLRETIQQFLKAANYVVDAAYDGEWVETRKSVLHETTYSEVRDRTDLHSNHVQSARERAVDALKATLAKWKRGKTASLPTFTSPFVEYNQRNATFHDDHATLATVDGRITAGYVLPDEDRDTPHLQYLFSADYEITGATLHYREHSDEFYLHIRTKADVDAPDPRENGTVLGVDLGVENIAVTSTGIFWSGDELDHWQREYEKRRASLQQCGSHDAHENIRAVGRTETGRFKQMLHRIANELVAEADERGCSHIAFEDLTDIRERMPGAKRIHRWAFRRLYEYVTYKAEPRGIAVEQVEPSNTSRRCSSCGHTAKNNRPSQDTFECQRCEYTNHADYNAAKNVGYRLFRNQTGVGGGAPVGVRLNTGMLNANGVKPLPDLARAGIHGESSRF, encoded by the coding sequence ATGGAGGTCCGCCGGACAATCCCTGTCAAACTCGACGTGAACGACAGCGGTGCGGACCTTCTTCGCGAGACGATTCAGCAGTTTCTCAAGGCCGCCAACTACGTTGTTGATGCCGCCTACGACGGCGAGTGGGTCGAAACCCGCAAGTCGGTGCTCCATGAGACGACGTACTCTGAGGTACGCGATCGAACCGACCTGCACAGCAACCACGTTCAGTCGGCGCGTGAGAGAGCCGTGGACGCGCTGAAAGCTACGCTCGCTAAGTGGAAGCGTGGTAAGACGGCCTCGTTGCCGACGTTCACCTCGCCGTTCGTCGAGTACAACCAGCGCAACGCAACGTTCCACGATGACCATGCGACGCTCGCGACCGTTGATGGGCGCATCACCGCCGGGTACGTGTTGCCCGACGAAGACCGCGATACGCCCCACTTGCAGTATCTTTTCTCCGCCGATTACGAGATAACCGGCGCAACGCTTCACTACCGCGAACACAGTGACGAGTTCTACCTCCACATTCGAACAAAGGCGGATGTGGATGCTCCCGACCCACGCGAGAACGGGACGGTTCTCGGTGTGGACCTCGGGGTCGAGAACATCGCCGTCACCTCGACGGGAATATTCTGGTCCGGTGACGAACTCGACCACTGGCAACGGGAGTACGAGAAGCGTCGTGCCTCGCTTCAACAGTGCGGCTCGCATGACGCCCACGAGAACATCCGGGCTGTCGGACGCACAGAGACCGGTCGCTTCAAGCAGATGCTCCATCGGATCGCAAACGAACTCGTCGCTGAAGCCGATGAACGCGGATGTTCGCACATCGCGTTCGAGGACCTGACCGACATTCGTGAGCGGATGCCAGGCGCGAAGCGGATCCACAGGTGGGCGTTTCGACGGCTCTACGAGTACGTCACGTACAAGGCCGAGCCACGCGGGATTGCCGTCGAGCAGGTAGAGCCGTCGAACACGTCGCGTCGGTGTTCGTCGTGCGGGCACACAGCTAAGAACAACCGCCCGTCGCAGGACACCTTCGAGTGCCAACGGTGTGAGTACACGAACCACGCGGACTACAATGCCGCGAAGAACGTTGGCTATCGACTCTTCCGGAACCAAACTGGAGTCGGAGGAGGCGCACCCGTAGGCGTGCGTTTGAACACCGGGATGCTGAACGCGAACGGGGTGAAACCCCTGCCTGATTTGGCTAGAGCGGGAATCCATGGTGAAAGTTCACGGTTTTAG
- a CDS encoding carbohydrate ABC transporter permease, producing MNWIAIIASAARESATGVRLLRQQVRRDGRLRRLGFYISLGLTLLVSLFPFYVMFITSISPDDAIYVDDPSLLPQAVTLKQYTVLFGSETFAFTSYFLNSAVVASITALFSLIIGVIGAYSFTRLEYPGNTIIRRGVVVVYMLSAITVVVPLFMLISALGLVDTRLSLLITYTVSTLPLTLYMLWNYFESIPEAIEEAAMLDGYSRIEIIFRVIVPLSLPVLVATFLFAFKIAWNEYLFASVFLKSQAKLTLPIGIEQMNANFSNVWGQIMAASFLTTLPIIVMFLYLEKYMVEGLTAGAVEG from the coding sequence ATGAACTGGATCGCCATCATCGCCAGCGCGGCCCGCGAGTCCGCGACCGGCGTGCGTCTACTCCGACAACAGGTGCGTCGCGACGGCCGACTGCGTCGCCTCGGATTCTACATTAGCCTCGGGCTCACGCTGCTCGTGTCGCTGTTCCCGTTTTACGTGATGTTCATCACGAGCATCTCGCCCGACGACGCCATCTACGTCGACGACCCCTCGCTGCTGCCGCAGGCGGTCACGCTGAAGCAGTACACCGTCCTGTTCGGCTCCGAAACGTTCGCGTTCACCAGCTACTTCCTGAACAGCGCGGTCGTGGCGTCTATCACCGCGCTGTTCTCGCTCATCATCGGGGTCATCGGCGCCTACAGTTTCACGCGCCTCGAGTACCCCGGCAACACGATCATCCGACGCGGCGTGGTCGTGGTCTACATGCTTTCCGCCATCACAGTCGTCGTCCCGCTGTTCATGCTCATCTCTGCCCTCGGGCTCGTCGATACGCGCCTGAGCCTCCTCATCACCTACACGGTGAGCACGCTGCCGCTGACGCTGTACATGCTCTGGAACTACTTCGAGAGTATTCCGGAAGCTATCGAAGAGGCGGCGATGCTGGACGGCTACTCGCGGATCGAGATCATCTTCCGGGTGATCGTCCCGCTCTCGTTGCCCGTCCTGGTCGCGACGTTCCTGTTCGCGTTCAAGATCGCCTGGAACGAGTACCTGTTCGCGTCGGTGTTTCTCAAGTCACAGGCCAAGCTCACCCTCCCGATCGGGATCGAGCAGATGAACGCCAACTTCTCGAACGTCTGGGGCCAGATCATGGCCGCGTCGTTTCTCACCACGCTACCCATCATCGTGATGTTCCTCTACCTGGAGAAGTACATGGTGGAAGGACTGACCGCGGGGGCCGTAGAGGGATAA